A window from Flavobacterium gyeonganense encodes these proteins:
- the rsgA gene encoding ribosome small subunit-dependent GTPase A, giving the protein MTGLVYKSTGSWYTVKSENGDFVECRMKGKFRIKGIKSTNPIAVGDIVDYELDKTSDAVTGTIHNIHERKNYIVRKSVNLSKQIHIIASNIDQVFLLVTIDNPPTTTSFIDRFLVTAEAYGIEAILIFNKIDTLNEQTLDDQLYLQHIYSEIGYKCLRISSTENKGVDQLKEMMVGKVSMFSGHSGVGKSTLVNAMEPSLHLKTTVISEQSKQGQHTTTFAEMYDLSFDARIIDTPGIKGFGIVDMEKEEISGYFPEFFKLKDQCKFNNCLHKEEPHCAIKAALEKDEIAWSRYNSYLKILEGDEEHYRTDTYGEDRAASDETRK; this is encoded by the coding sequence ATGACAGGACTCGTTTATAAATCTACAGGAAGCTGGTATACCGTAAAATCTGAAAATGGAGATTTTGTGGAATGCCGTATGAAAGGGAAATTCAGAATAAAAGGTATAAAAAGTACCAATCCTATTGCTGTAGGCGATATTGTAGATTATGAACTGGACAAAACTTCAGATGCAGTTACGGGAACCATTCATAATATCCACGAAAGAAAGAACTATATCGTTCGTAAATCGGTCAACTTGTCTAAACAGATTCACATCATTGCATCTAACATTGATCAGGTTTTTTTACTGGTTACTATTGATAATCCGCCAACAACTACAAGTTTTATTGATCGTTTTTTGGTTACGGCTGAAGCTTACGGAATCGAAGCAATCCTAATCTTTAATAAAATAGATACTCTAAATGAGCAAACTTTAGACGATCAGCTTTATTTGCAGCACATTTATTCTGAAATTGGATATAAATGTCTGAGAATTTCTTCTACAGAAAATAAAGGTGTTGACCAACTTAAAGAAATGATGGTTGGAAAAGTAAGTATGTTTTCCGGACATTCGGGAGTTGGAAAATCAACTTTGGTAAATGCTATGGAACCAAGTCTTCATCTTAAAACTACTGTAATTTCAGAACAAAGCAAACAAGGTCAGCATACTACTACTTTTGCAGAAATGTATGATTTGTCTTTTGATGCCAGGATAATAGATACGCCGGGAATAAAAGGTTTTGGAATCGTGGATATGGAAAAAGAAGAAATCAGTGGGTATTTTCCGGAATTCTTCAAATTGAAAGATCAATGCAAGTTTAACAACTGTTTGCACAAGGAAGAACCACATTGCGCCATAAAAGCAGCTTTAGAAAAAGACGAAATTGCCTGGTCCCGCTATAATAGTTATCTTAAAATTCTCGAAGGAGATGAGGAGCATTATCGTACCGATACTTATGGTGAAGATCGTGCAGCTAGTGATGAAACTAGGAAATAA
- a CDS encoding DUF1501 domain-containing protein, with amino-acid sequence MNRRNFLTLTGTFTGGMLVLPSFLHAFGEQSNLVIGEQCLVFVQLNGGNDGLNTFIPYDDPLYYEYRTKIALNKDIVVGKNKGMAFHPALKDFAQMQQNGDLTVIQNVGYPEPVRSHFRSQEIWQTAADSNKYINEGWLGRYLDLQCHDHQPTAGINLDSIDNLALKGLEPNSITVKDPDRFKVKSNKENEKLSDNPQLDFVRKIANSVVEGSGDIQNALKQSKTEISYPKTGLSKNLEWIARLVKGNLNSKVYYTSLGGFDTHDNQLSLHERKLTELNDALFSFYNDLKEAQLLQNVTVVVFSEFGRRVKDNGSGTDHGTAAPMFVIGGNNKGTILGNNPNLADLDNGDLKHQIDFRSVYASLLQQKMGFDYSKIGIKNNPVSGLF; translated from the coding sequence ATGAACAGAAGAAATTTTCTAACCTTAACTGGAACATTTACGGGCGGAATGCTTGTGCTTCCAAGTTTTTTGCATGCATTTGGTGAACAAAGTAATTTGGTAATCGGCGAGCAGTGCCTGGTTTTTGTTCAGCTTAACGGAGGAAATGACGGACTGAATACTTTTATTCCTTACGATGATCCGTTGTATTACGAATACAGAACTAAAATTGCCCTGAATAAAGATATAGTGGTGGGCAAAAATAAAGGGATGGCATTTCATCCTGCCTTAAAAGATTTTGCCCAGATGCAGCAAAACGGAGATTTAACCGTAATTCAGAATGTCGGTTATCCGGAACCGGTTCGTTCGCATTTCCGCAGTCAGGAAATTTGGCAGACTGCAGCAGATTCCAATAAATATATAAACGAAGGCTGGTTAGGACGTTACTTGGATCTGCAATGTCACGATCATCAGCCAACTGCCGGAATCAATCTGGATTCGATAGACAACCTGGCTTTAAAAGGTTTGGAACCCAATTCGATTACGGTGAAAGACCCAGATCGCTTTAAAGTAAAATCAAACAAGGAAAATGAAAAACTATCCGATAATCCGCAATTGGATTTCGTTCGTAAAATTGCCAATTCGGTTGTAGAAGGTTCAGGTGATATTCAAAATGCACTAAAGCAATCGAAAACTGAGATTAGTTACCCAAAAACAGGATTGTCCAAAAATCTGGAATGGATTGCAAGACTCGTAAAAGGAAACCTGAATTCAAAAGTGTATTATACATCCCTTGGCGGATTCGACACGCACGACAATCAGCTTTCTCTTCATGAAAGAAAATTGACAGAATTAAATGATGCATTATTTAGTTTTTATAATGATCTGAAAGAGGCACAATTACTTCAAAATGTTACCGTTGTTGTGTTTTCTGAATTTGGGAGACGTGTAAAAGACAACGGAAGCGGAACCGATCACGGAACTGCAGCGCCAATGTTTGTAATTGGAGGAAATAATAAAGGAACAATTTTAGGCAATAATCCAAACTTAGCCGACTTAGACAATGGTGATTTAAAACACCAAATTGATTTCAGATCGGTTTATGCTTCATTATTGCAGCAAAAAATGGGCTTCGATTATTCAAAAATCGGAATTAAGAATAATCCGGTTTCAGGATTGTTTTAG
- a CDS encoding pyridoxal phosphate-dependent aminotransferase encodes MITTAKRLDTVEEYYFSSKLREVRQLMSEGKPIISMGIGSPDLSPSKPVIEAVAAAIQDENGHGYQSYQGLPEMRQAMADFYKDQFGVALNPNNEILPLMGSKEGIMHISLAFLNPGDHVLIPNPGYPTYTSVTNLVQAVPVYYDLKEANAWEPDFEALEKLDLSKVKIMWLGYPHMPTGARGSLALFEKLVAFAKKHNILLINDNPYSFVLNDNPMSLLQVEGAKEVALELNSLSKTFNMAGWRVGMVLGNPEIIDAVLKVKSNMDSGMFYGIQKGAIAALKCDKSWFEDNNKIYRRRRELTEKLAEKLGCKVYKEGVGLFVWAKLPEGIESAEKFIDEILYEKHIFITPGTIFGSNGEGYIRFSLCVKEEKIQEAIDRF; translated from the coding sequence ATGATTACAACAGCAAAACGATTAGACACAGTTGAAGAGTACTATTTCTCCTCAAAATTGAGAGAAGTGAGACAACTGATGTCTGAAGGAAAACCGATTATCAGTATGGGAATTGGAAGCCCTGATTTGAGTCCGTCAAAACCAGTAATTGAAGCAGTCGCTGCGGCAATTCAGGACGAAAACGGGCATGGTTATCAAAGTTATCAGGGATTACCGGAAATGAGACAGGCGATGGCGGATTTCTATAAAGATCAGTTTGGTGTTGCACTGAATCCGAACAATGAGATTTTACCATTGATGGGCTCGAAAGAAGGAATTATGCATATTTCGCTTGCATTTTTAAATCCGGGTGACCATGTTTTGATTCCGAATCCGGGTTATCCGACTTATACTTCGGTAACTAATTTGGTTCAGGCAGTTCCGGTGTATTATGATTTGAAAGAAGCAAACGCCTGGGAACCGGATTTTGAAGCTTTAGAAAAACTGGATCTTTCGAAAGTGAAAATTATGTGGCTGGGCTATCCGCACATGCCAACAGGTGCGAGAGGAAGTTTGGCGTTATTTGAAAAACTGGTTGCTTTTGCTAAAAAACACAACATATTATTGATCAACGATAATCCGTATAGTTTTGTTTTGAATGATAATCCGATGAGTTTATTGCAGGTTGAAGGCGCAAAAGAGGTGGCTTTAGAATTGAATTCACTTAGTAAAACGTTCAACATGGCGGGCTGGAGAGTCGGAATGGTTTTAGGGAATCCTGAAATTATTGATGCAGTGCTAAAAGTAAAAAGCAACATGGACAGCGGAATGTTCTACGGTATTCAGAAAGGGGCCATCGCAGCGTTGAAATGTGATAAATCCTGGTTTGAAGATAATAATAAAATTTACAGACGCCGAAGAGAATTAACTGAAAAACTGGCTGAGAAACTAGGTTGTAAAGTTTACAAAGAAGGAGTTGGATTATTCGTCTGGGCAAAACTTCCGGAAGGAATCGAATCAGCAGAGAAGTTCATTGACGAAATATTATATGAGAAGCATATTTTTATCACGCCGGGAACTATTTTTGGAAGTAACGGTGAAGGATATATCCGATTCTCATTGTGCGTGAAAGAAGAGAAAATACAGGAGGCGATTGATCGGTTTTAA
- a CDS encoding prephenate dehydrogenase — protein MKVYVIGIGLIGGSMVLDIKEEHPDATIFGIDKNENHLQQAIDLGVIDQEGNFEDLADADFVIVSVPVDVALTVLPKVLDAVGDKTIVFEVGSTKKPICDAVANHPKRRNFIATHPIAGTEFSGPSAAIRGLFQGKTNIICEVEKTTFKLQEKALKLFAEIGMRIRYMDPVSHDKHIAYVSHLSHISSFMLGKTVMNKEKDEQDIFDMAGSGFESTVRLAKSSPAMWTPIFKQNKEHVLETLEAYISNLSRFRDLLKEENYNAIFEEMESTNKIKEILNGLTIKK, from the coding sequence ATGAAAGTATACGTAATAGGAATAGGGTTAATAGGTGGCTCAATGGTGCTGGACATCAAAGAAGAACATCCTGATGCGACTATTTTTGGGATCGATAAGAACGAAAATCATTTGCAGCAAGCAATTGATTTGGGAGTCATCGATCAGGAAGGGAACTTTGAAGATTTGGCAGATGCCGATTTTGTAATTGTTTCGGTTCCGGTTGATGTGGCACTGACGGTTTTGCCAAAAGTACTGGATGCGGTTGGAGACAAAACAATTGTTTTTGAAGTAGGATCGACTAAAAAACCAATCTGTGACGCAGTAGCCAATCACCCGAAAAGGAGAAATTTTATTGCTACACATCCAATTGCAGGAACAGAGTTTTCCGGTCCATCGGCAGCAATAAGAGGATTGTTTCAGGGAAAAACAAATATTATTTGCGAAGTGGAAAAAACCACTTTTAAATTGCAGGAGAAAGCATTAAAACTTTTTGCAGAAATTGGAATGAGAATTCGATATATGGATCCGGTTTCGCACGATAAGCACATAGCTTACGTTTCGCATTTGTCGCACATTAGTTCGTTTATGCTCGGGAAAACGGTGATGAATAAAGAAAAAGACGAGCAGGATATTTTTGACATGGCGGGAAGCGGATTTGAAAGCACGGTTCGTTTAGCAAAAAGTTCGCCGGCTATGTGGACACCGATTTTTAAGCAGAATAAGGAACACGTTCTGGAAACATTAGAAGCTTATATTTCAAATCTCAGTCGGTTTAGGGATTTGTTGAAAGAAGAAAATTACAATGCCATTTTTGAAGAAATGGAAAGTACAAATAAAATAAAAGAGATATTAAACGGATTAACAATTAAAAAGTAA
- a CDS encoding VIT domain-containing protein: MFKPENFQASLKLLFYLLLFFGTKTFAQSPEMTVKGAEAEKVRMSQLLVNVKVVGNIACTTAEMHFFNSGTRQMEAELIFPLPENVSVSRYAIDINGKMREAVPVNKNKGKQVFEAIEHRRVDPGLLEKVDGNNFRTRIYPLMPNGERIVIIGYEEELSASDKNNLAYQLVSRYPKKLDKFSVKISVIGAATSPKIIEKSSRISFSKWNQSFEASFEKENYQPEEKIVFEVPIQNNEPGVLTQDVGGQYYFYGNAFTEGITKARKIPSSIGLIWDNSLSCQTRDLKKELDFLDSYFQKIQNTKVTLYFLNYTFEKQREFIISNGNWSELKTVLENTKYDGGTRYSQLSFANHDQYLFSTDGLSSLSENSFPKTKKPVFTISSSVSADFAFLNYTASETGGNFINLNQLSTENALDKLVKTNLKFLGIKENLLITDFFPMEGTAVSGSFSFSGISLNPKNEITLLFGNGDDAVLERKITVDNAVQNTNQVNIEKLWAQKKIANLELQYDKNAQEIETLGKKYGIITKNTSLIVLENIRDYIMYDIIPPAELRAEFDKIKKQEQDTSLAKQKNNWENIDSYFTGLNSWWKKDLKYVAPKVLPRSKNKKREAYETIKGDPDAVMTVDEPVGSGPVMEIVQEDNNVYNTASPPSAPKVDQVRFVAPNVANSESDKKLKEEIVMGYSTQKRIVSGITNNLAQALAGKVEGVAVYRDGDIKSGEVISDTISLGRAYFKTSAVQDQPNAWNPDRLYLKALASAPKEKQYDLYFELRKAQERNPSFYFDVAHFFYNQGDVKKALQVISNIADLGLENHQLYKTLTYTLRQWKDYEDAVFTAKQVVKWRTHEPQSLRDYALTLEDAGKYQEAFDELIKALEVNYYGEMSGHYQGVEDIILMDLNRMLIEHSGLKVEKLDKKYLDKMSVDIRIIMNWNQMDVDLDLHVIEPNGEECYYSHTTTEAGARFSKRFYARLWTRAVFDSKCN, encoded by the coding sequence ATGTTTAAGCCAGAAAATTTTCAAGCCAGTTTGAAATTATTATTCTATCTTTTGTTGTTTTTCGGAACCAAAACTTTTGCACAAAGTCCAGAGATGACGGTCAAAGGAGCAGAAGCTGAAAAAGTCAGGATGAGTCAGCTTCTTGTTAATGTCAAGGTGGTTGGAAATATTGCTTGCACTACAGCCGAAATGCATTTTTTTAATTCGGGAACCCGTCAAATGGAGGCGGAACTTATTTTTCCATTGCCCGAAAATGTTTCGGTTTCGAGGTATGCAATTGATATTAACGGCAAAATGCGCGAAGCTGTTCCGGTAAATAAAAATAAAGGGAAACAGGTTTTTGAAGCGATTGAGCATCGAAGAGTTGATCCGGGATTATTGGAAAAAGTAGACGGGAATAATTTTAGAACAAGAATTTATCCGTTAATGCCAAACGGAGAAAGAATCGTAATTATTGGGTACGAAGAAGAACTTTCAGCTTCAGATAAAAATAATCTGGCGTATCAATTGGTAAGCCGTTATCCTAAGAAATTAGATAAATTTTCAGTGAAGATTTCTGTTATTGGAGCTGCAACTTCACCAAAGATTATCGAAAAGTCGTCCAGAATTTCTTTTTCAAAATGGAATCAGTCTTTTGAAGCTTCTTTTGAGAAAGAAAATTATCAGCCTGAAGAAAAGATCGTTTTTGAAGTTCCAATACAAAATAATGAACCAGGCGTTTTGACTCAGGATGTAGGTGGTCAGTATTATTTTTATGGAAATGCCTTTACTGAAGGAATTACGAAAGCAAGAAAAATTCCGTCTTCAATTGGTTTAATCTGGGATAATTCACTAAGTTGTCAGACACGTGATTTGAAAAAGGAACTGGATTTTCTGGACTCTTATTTTCAAAAGATACAAAATACAAAAGTGACTTTATACTTTTTGAATTACACTTTTGAAAAGCAAAGAGAGTTTATTATTTCTAATGGAAATTGGAGTGAATTAAAAACGGTTTTAGAAAACACAAAATATGACGGCGGAACACGTTACTCGCAGTTAAGTTTTGCAAATCATGATCAGTATCTGTTTTCTACAGACGGATTATCTTCTTTGAGTGAAAATTCATTTCCTAAAACTAAAAAACCGGTATTTACGATTTCATCTTCTGTATCGGCTGACTTTGCTTTTTTAAATTATACAGCTTCAGAAACGGGTGGAAATTTTATTAATCTGAATCAGTTAAGTACAGAAAATGCTTTGGATAAATTGGTTAAGACGAATCTGAAATTCTTAGGTATAAAGGAAAATCTTTTGATTACTGATTTTTTTCCTATGGAAGGAACTGCAGTTTCAGGTAGTTTTAGTTTTTCTGGTATTTCATTAAATCCAAAAAATGAAATTACATTGTTATTTGGTAATGGAGATGATGCTGTTTTAGAAAGAAAGATAACTGTAGACAATGCTGTTCAAAATACCAATCAGGTCAATATCGAAAAACTCTGGGCTCAGAAAAAAATTGCGAATCTGGAATTGCAATATGACAAAAATGCTCAGGAAATAGAAACTTTAGGGAAGAAATACGGAATCATTACCAAGAATACATCGCTGATTGTTTTAGAAAATATTCGTGATTATATTATGTATGATATTATTCCGCCGGCCGAATTACGTGCCGAATTTGATAAAATCAAAAAGCAGGAACAGGATACCAGTCTGGCCAAACAAAAAAATAACTGGGAAAATATTGATAGTTATTTTACAGGATTAAATTCATGGTGGAAAAAAGATTTGAAATATGTGGCTCCAAAAGTTTTACCAAGATCTAAAAATAAGAAACGTGAAGCTTATGAAACCATTAAGGGTGATCCGGATGCTGTTATGACCGTTGACGAACCTGTTGGCTCAGGACCAGTAATGGAGATAGTGCAAGAAGATAATAATGTTTATAATACAGCTTCTCCACCATCTGCACCAAAAGTGGATCAGGTTCGATTTGTTGCGCCTAATGTAGCTAATTCTGAGTCAGATAAAAAATTGAAAGAAGAAATAGTAATGGGATATAGTACTCAAAAGCGTATTGTTTCCGGGATAACAAACAACTTAGCACAAGCATTAGCAGGTAAAGTTGAAGGCGTTGCGGTATATCGTGATGGAGATATAAAATCTGGAGAAGTTATTTCAGACACGATAAGTCTGGGACGCGCATACTTTAAAACTTCAGCAGTTCAAGATCAGCCAAATGCTTGGAACCCAGATCGCTTATATTTAAAAGCTTTGGCATCGGCACCAAAAGAAAAACAATATGATTTGTATTTCGAATTAAGAAAAGCACAGGAAAGAAATCCGAGTTTTTATTTTGATGTAGCACACTTTTTCTATAATCAGGGAGATGTAAAAAAAGCATTGCAGGTTATTAGCAATATTGCTGATTTAGGATTAGAAAATCATCAGCTTTATAAAACACTGACTTATACTTTACGCCAGTGGAAAGATTATGAGGATGCTGTATTTACTGCAAAACAAGTCGTAAAATGGAGAACTCATGAACCGCAGAGTTTACGTGATTATGCTTTAACTCTTGAAGATGCTGGAAAATATCAGGAAGCTTTTGATGAATTGATTAAAGCTTTAGAAGTAAATTATTATGGTGAAATGAGCGGACATTATCAAGGAGTTGAAGATATTATTCTGATGGATTTGAATCGAATGCTAATTGAACATTCAGGTTTGAAAGTTGAAAAATTAGATAAAAAATATTTGGATAAAATGTCTGTTGATATTAGAATTATAATGAACTGGAATCAGATGGATGTAGATTTAGACCTTCACGTAATTGAGCCAAATGGAGAAGAATGTTATTACAGTCATACAACAACAGAAGCCGGAGCGAGATTTTCAAAAAGATTTTACGCAAGGTTATGGACCAGAGCAGTATTTGATTCGAAATGCAATTAA
- a CDS encoding DUF2135 domain-containing protein — protein MIRNAIKGKYQIKTNYFGETQLTENGPATIMVEIYTTKAGKTTKVLKTIQLGKVKEDDVLAEIIW, from the coding sequence TTGATTCGAAATGCAATTAAAGGGAAATACCAGATTAAAACCAATTATTTTGGCGAAACACAATTAACAGAAAATGGTCCGGCAACAATTATGGTAGAAATTTATACAACTAAAGCCGGAAAAACTACTAAAGTTTTGAAAACAATTCAGCTTGGGAAAGTAAAGGAGGACGATGTACTAGCTGAAATTATTTGGTAA
- a CDS encoding bifunctional 3-deoxy-7-phosphoheptulonate synthase/chorismate mutase type II: MENKKEMRKWLEDFNLDHPLVIAGPCSAETEDQVLKIAHELKDSKVSVFRAGIWKPRTRPGGFEGIGEIGLKWLQKAKAETGLLMGTEVATAAHCKLALEYDIDVLWVGARTTANPFAVQEIADTLKGTDKIVLVKNPVNPDLALWLGGVERLHMAGIEKLGVIHRGFSTYEKTKYRNIPEWQIAIELQNKFPDLPLIIDPSHITGDRKMIFEVTQEALDLNYDGMIIETHIDPDNAWSDAAQQVTPDTLKQIIKDLTIRKTDDTTDEYSQKMTKLRANIDVLDANLLELLGKRMKVADEIGQVKKDANVAILQNSRWNEILGKMILEGEKKGLTEEFVLRMFKAIHQESIGHQEKIFNA, encoded by the coding sequence ATGGAAAATAAGAAAGAAATGAGAAAGTGGTTAGAAGATTTCAATTTAGATCACCCACTTGTGATAGCTGGACCTTGTAGTGCAGAAACGGAAGATCAGGTTTTGAAAATTGCTCACGAATTGAAGGATTCTAAAGTAAGCGTGTTCAGAGCAGGAATCTGGAAACCAAGAACGCGTCCGGGAGGATTTGAAGGTATTGGTGAAATTGGATTAAAATGGTTACAAAAAGCAAAAGCTGAAACTGGTTTATTAATGGGAACTGAAGTTGCGACTGCTGCTCACTGTAAACTGGCTTTAGAATACGATATCGACGTTTTATGGGTTGGTGCACGTACAACAGCAAACCCTTTTGCAGTTCAGGAAATTGCTGATACTTTGAAAGGAACTGATAAAATTGTTTTGGTGAAAAACCCTGTAAACCCGGATTTAGCGTTATGGTTAGGTGGTGTTGAGCGTTTACACATGGCAGGTATCGAAAAGTTAGGAGTTATCCACAGAGGTTTCTCTACTTACGAAAAAACAAAATACAGAAACATTCCGGAATGGCAGATTGCTATCGAATTACAAAATAAATTCCCTGATTTACCATTAATCATCGATCCATCTCACATTACTGGAGATCGTAAAATGATTTTCGAAGTAACGCAAGAGGCTTTAGACCTGAACTACGACGGTATGATTATTGAAACTCATATCGATCCTGACAACGCTTGGTCTGATGCTGCTCAACAGGTTACTCCGGATACTTTGAAACAAATCATTAAAGATTTGACGATCAGAAAAACGGATGATACTACAGATGAGTACAGTCAAAAAATGACAAAACTAAGAGCTAATATCGATGTACTTGATGCTAACTTATTAGAGCTTTTAGGAAAACGTATGAAAGTAGCTGACGAAATTGGTCAGGTAAAAAAAGATGCTAACGTTGCAATTCTTCAAAACAGCCGTTGGAACGAAATCTTAGGAAAAATGATTTTGGAAGGCGAGAAAAAAGGTCTTACTGAAGAGTTTGTTTTGAGAATGTTCAAAGCGATTCATCAGGAAAGTATTGGTCACCAGGAGAAAATTTTCAACGCATAA
- a CDS encoding prephenate dehydratase produces the protein MTAKIAIQGIKGSFHHQVVKEYFAENVEIDECLSFEELVDSLIAGKSDQAVMAIENSIAGPIIPNYALIDKNNLHIIGEHYLSIHQNLMALKGQKIEDIKEVHSHPMALLQCMDFLKQYPNIKLVEDKDTAETARRIEQNQLTGIAAIGSRTASEMYDLEILAPEIQTIKNNMTRFVIIKKQNSFLPESEINRASIKFELDHKRGSLAAVLNVMSDCKLNLTKIQSLPKIETPWKYSFFVDVTFEKYEDYAKAKALLNIMAEYFKVLGEYRNTKPL, from the coding sequence ATGACAGCTAAAATTGCAATACAAGGTATCAAAGGATCTTTTCATCATCAGGTAGTAAAAGAGTATTTTGCTGAAAATGTTGAAATTGACGAATGTTTGTCTTTTGAAGAATTAGTCGACAGTCTTATTGCCGGAAAATCAGATCAGGCGGTTATGGCAATTGAAAATTCGATAGCAGGACCAATTATTCCGAATTATGCTTTGATTGACAAGAATAATTTACACATTATTGGAGAACATTATTTAAGTATTCACCAAAATTTAATGGCTTTGAAAGGTCAGAAGATTGAAGATATTAAAGAAGTTCATTCGCACCCGATGGCGTTATTGCAATGTATGGATTTCTTAAAACAGTATCCAAACATCAAATTGGTCGAAGATAAGGATACAGCTGAAACAGCCAGAAGGATTGAGCAAAATCAATTAACGGGAATTGCAGCGATTGGAAGCAGAACGGCATCAGAAATGTATGATCTGGAAATTCTGGCACCGGAAATTCAAACGATCAAAAACAACATGACGCGTTTTGTAATTATAAAAAAGCAGAATTCATTTTTACCGGAAAGCGAAATCAACAGAGCTTCTATCAAATTTGAACTGGATCATAAAAGAGGAAGTCTGGCAGCAGTTTTAAACGTAATGAGCGACTGCAAACTGAATTTGACCAAAATCCAGTCGCTTCCAAAAATTGAAACACCCTGGAAATATTCGTTTTTCGTAGATGTAACATTTGAGAAATACGAAGATTACGCAAAAGCAAAAGCATTATTGAATATAATGGCAGAGTATTTTAAAGTGTTGGGGGAATATAGAAATACAAAACCTTTGTAA
- a CDS encoding addiction module protein, with amino-acid sequence MKIKNLSKYSDAEKIVLAEQLLDSVSKKDLEISDDVKNELDIRIKNLEEGKTELYTWDEVKSHLSLSK; translated from the coding sequence ATGAAAATTAAAAATTTATCTAAATATAGTGATGCCGAGAAAATTGTTTTGGCAGAACAATTGTTGGATAGTGTTTCCAAAAAAGATTTAGAAATCTCTGATGATGTGAAAAATGAATTGGATATTCGGATCAAAAACTTAGAAGAAGGAAAAACAGAGTTGTACACCTGGGATGAGGTTAAAAGCCATTTGAGCCTTTCTAAATAA